A genomic segment from Nonomuraea helvata encodes:
- a CDS encoding sugar kinase, which translates to MHELVTFGETMALFAARRTGPLRFARDFDLGLGGAESNVAIGVARLGHRAVWVGRVGADEFGDLIRATLAGEGVDARAVADPTAPTGLMIKGRRTADLIDVRYYRKDSAGSRLCAADLDPELIRSARVLHVSAITPALSESARDAVRHAVAEARAAGVLVSLDVNYRRALWTPEEAGAWLRETVGNVDVLFATEAEGRLIVDADDPTELAKALAALGPRHVLVKFGAAGAMELSDGVVHRAEPYRVTEVDSVGAGDAFAAGWLADWLAGAEPAERLSTACAAGAFAVTSQGDWESLPRRADLGLLRRPADGVSR; encoded by the coding sequence ATGCACGAACTGGTGACTTTCGGTGAGACTATGGCTCTTTTCGCCGCCCGCCGCACGGGGCCGCTGCGCTTCGCCCGCGACTTCGACCTGGGCCTGGGCGGCGCCGAGTCGAACGTCGCGATCGGCGTGGCCAGACTCGGCCACCGTGCGGTGTGGGTCGGCAGGGTGGGGGCCGACGAGTTCGGTGACCTCATCCGCGCCACGCTGGCGGGCGAGGGCGTGGACGCGCGGGCCGTCGCCGATCCCACGGCGCCGACCGGCCTCATGATCAAGGGCAGACGCACGGCGGACCTCATCGACGTGCGCTACTACCGCAAGGACAGCGCGGGCTCGCGCCTGTGCGCCGCCGACCTCGACCCCGAGCTCATCAGGTCCGCCAGGGTGCTGCACGTCTCCGCGATCACGCCCGCGCTCTCGGAGTCGGCACGCGACGCCGTACGGCACGCCGTCGCCGAGGCGCGGGCCGCCGGCGTGCTGGTCTCGCTGGACGTCAACTACCGCAGGGCGCTCTGGACCCCCGAAGAGGCGGGGGCGTGGCTGCGGGAGACGGTCGGGAACGTGGACGTGCTGTTCGCGACCGAGGCCGAGGGCCGGCTGATCGTCGACGCGGACGATCCGACCGAGCTGGCCAAGGCGCTGGCGGCGCTGGGCCCGCGGCACGTGCTGGTCAAGTTCGGCGCGGCGGGCGCGATGGAGCTGTCCGACGGCGTCGTGCACCGGGCGGAGCCGTACCGGGTGACCGAGGTCGACTCCGTGGGAGCCGGGGACGCGTTCGCGGCCGGCTGGCTGGCCGACTGGCTGGCCGGGGCGGAGCCCGCGGAGCGGCTCAGTACGGCGTGCGCGGCGGGGGCGTTCGCGGTGACCTCCCAGGGCGACTGGGAGAGCCTGCCGCGGCGGGCCGATCTGGGTCTTCTGCGGCGGCCCGCCGACGGTGTGAGCAGGTGA
- a CDS encoding HD domain-containing protein, producing MDTFTSWPSWAQAEEPLGEALPPETVQVLRAAVTFAREQHGVQQRPTGRPYVEHLLEALEVAVAGAGVSDRDVLVAIVLHDVLEDTPCTEAEIVRRFGPRVAELVRWVTKPRGVAKADYLSSLVKAPSQAVLVKLADRVSNVQELQRMPWRFQRRYYLETVAYIMPLAGVHPWFATWYGEWRRRWHRRVERLAAY from the coding sequence ATGGACACCTTCACGAGCTGGCCGTCCTGGGCGCAGGCCGAGGAGCCGCTGGGCGAGGCGCTGCCGCCGGAGACCGTGCAGGTCCTGCGCGCGGCGGTCACGTTCGCCCGGGAGCAGCACGGCGTGCAGCAGCGGCCCACCGGGCGCCCGTACGTCGAGCATCTGCTGGAGGCGCTGGAGGTGGCCGTGGCCGGCGCGGGGGTGAGCGACAGGGACGTGCTGGTGGCGATCGTGCTGCACGACGTGCTTGAGGACACGCCGTGCACCGAGGCGGAGATCGTACGGCGGTTCGGCCCGCGCGTGGCGGAGCTCGTGAGGTGGGTGACCAAGCCCCGCGGCGTCGCGAAGGCCGACTACCTGAGCTCTCTCGTCAAGGCGCCGTCCCAGGCCGTGCTCGTGAAGCTGGCCGACCGGGTGAGCAACGTGCAGGAGCTGCAGCGGATGCCGTGGCGGTTCCAGCGGCGCTACTACCTGGAGACGGTGGCGTACATCATGCCGCTGGCCGGCGTCCACCCCTGGTTCGCCACCTGGTACGGGGAGTGGCGCCGGCGCTGGCATCGCCGCGTGGAGCGGCTGGCCGCGTACTGA
- a CDS encoding FadR/GntR family transcriptional regulator produces MATVPRPVRQSRAVEAQEGVKDLIVQRGLVAGDPLPTESELMEELRVSRNSIREALKALQAVGIVEIRHGFGMFVGRMSLAGLVDELAFHSRITLQNGKNHLAHLVEIREILESGLVERLIELGPEADLTPVADVIARMESEAQAGPVSPETDRLFHDLLYRPLGNPLVSQLLGAFWDVYYQLRDELGAPDEPPGDVVRRHRDIYTAVLGGDRAAAVAAVHTHFEGVRNRVARIG; encoded by the coding sequence ATGGCCACTGTCCCGCGTCCGGTGCGGCAGAGCCGTGCCGTCGAGGCCCAGGAGGGCGTCAAGGACCTGATCGTCCAGCGCGGGCTGGTGGCCGGCGATCCGCTGCCGACCGAGTCGGAGCTCATGGAGGAGCTGCGGGTCAGCCGCAACTCGATCAGGGAGGCGCTCAAGGCCCTGCAGGCGGTCGGCATCGTGGAGATCCGCCACGGGTTCGGCATGTTCGTGGGCCGGATGTCGCTGGCGGGGCTGGTGGACGAGCTGGCCTTCCACAGCCGCATCACGCTGCAGAACGGCAAGAACCACCTGGCGCACCTCGTCGAGATCCGCGAGATCCTGGAGTCCGGCCTCGTGGAGCGCCTCATCGAGCTGGGGCCGGAGGCCGACCTGACGCCGGTCGCCGACGTCATCGCCAGGATGGAGTCCGAGGCGCAGGCCGGGCCCGTCTCTCCCGAGACCGACCGCCTCTTCCACGACCTGCTCTACCGGCCGCTCGGCAACCCTCTGGTGAGCCAACTGCTGGGCGCGTTCTGGGACGTGTACTACCAGCTCCGCGACGAGCTGGGCGCGCCGGACGAGCCGCCGGGCGACGTGGTCAGGCGCCATCGCGACATCTACACGGCCGTCCTGGGCGGCGACCGGGCCGCCGCCGTGGCCGCCGTGCACACCCATTTCGAGGGCGTACGCAACCGCGTCGCGCGGATCGGCTGA
- a CDS encoding ABC transporter substrate-binding protein: MSSEFSRRDFLRYSGATGAAAFIAATLSACSGGPASTGSVGAGSNKDLITAVIGYGNDQSWDPTQTASAFAMAGINHIYEGLLDTDPITREPYPALATAVPTDLNATSWKFTLRDGAKWHDGQPVTADDVVFTFERILGPDNVLTGNFFKSWLQEVKKVDDRNVELVFKYPFPDAAPRLTIAKIMPKHVFSQAGAWDKAKSGMTMGSGPYKQTAHNPKSNTSFEAFDGYNGPRPATVKKMNWLTIVDAAARVAKISGGSAEAQIADNIPYANVDQLKQQGLTVEGGKGMNHLFLMFNTGAKPFDDVRVRRALHYAIDKQKMIDVALKGHGTASTSFLNEGHPDHKRASWVYDYDPEKAKALLAEAGVKDLTINLMAVNVSWIADCLPTIASSWEAIGVKTTLEPQDTAALFAKMDQFQDYQVVAAASNPNQFGMDADLILHYNYVPGGLWMKYSHWDGSADAKKLFAMMDEASKEADKAQRTELIHKYLDFVAEQVILYPVVHNELMTAWDPKKLSGIRAQPYPGINLLQAKRT, encoded by the coding sequence GTGAGCTCTGAGTTCAGCCGCCGCGACTTCCTGCGTTACAGCGGAGCGACAGGTGCGGCGGCGTTCATCGCGGCCACTCTCTCCGCCTGTTCCGGAGGCCCGGCCTCGACCGGCTCGGTCGGCGCCGGATCCAACAAGGACCTGATCACCGCCGTCATCGGGTACGGCAACGACCAGAGCTGGGATCCGACGCAGACCGCGTCGGCGTTCGCGATGGCCGGGATCAACCACATCTACGAGGGGCTCCTCGACACCGACCCGATCACGCGCGAGCCGTACCCGGCGCTCGCGACCGCCGTGCCCACCGACCTGAACGCGACCTCATGGAAGTTCACGCTCAGGGACGGCGCCAAGTGGCACGACGGCCAGCCCGTCACCGCCGACGACGTGGTCTTCACCTTCGAGCGGATCCTGGGCCCCGACAACGTCCTGACCGGCAACTTCTTCAAGTCCTGGCTCCAGGAGGTGAAGAAGGTCGATGACCGGAACGTCGAGCTGGTCTTCAAGTACCCGTTCCCCGACGCCGCGCCCAGGCTGACCATCGCGAAGATCATGCCGAAGCACGTCTTCAGCCAGGCGGGGGCCTGGGACAAGGCCAAGAGCGGCATGACGATGGGCTCGGGACCGTACAAGCAGACGGCGCACAACCCCAAGTCCAACACCTCCTTCGAGGCGTTCGACGGCTACAACGGCCCGCGCCCGGCCACGGTCAAGAAGATGAACTGGCTGACGATCGTGGACGCCGCCGCCCGCGTGGCCAAGATCTCCGGCGGCTCGGCCGAGGCGCAGATCGCCGACAACATCCCGTACGCCAACGTCGACCAGCTCAAGCAGCAGGGCCTGACGGTCGAGGGCGGCAAGGGCATGAACCACCTGTTCCTGATGTTCAACACGGGCGCCAAGCCCTTCGACGACGTACGCGTCCGCCGGGCGCTGCACTACGCGATCGACAAGCAGAAGATGATCGACGTGGCGCTCAAGGGCCACGGCACGGCCTCCACCTCCTTCCTCAACGAGGGCCACCCCGACCACAAGCGGGCCTCGTGGGTGTACGACTACGACCCGGAGAAGGCCAAGGCGCTGCTGGCGGAGGCCGGCGTGAAGGACCTCACGATCAACCTCATGGCCGTGAACGTGAGCTGGATCGCGGACTGCCTGCCGACCATCGCCTCCTCCTGGGAGGCCATTGGGGTCAAGACCACGCTGGAGCCGCAGGACACGGCCGCGCTGTTCGCCAAGATGGACCAGTTTCAGGACTATCAGGTGGTCGCCGCCGCCTCGAACCCCAACCAGTTCGGCATGGACGCCGACCTCATCCTGCACTACAACTACGTGCCCGGCGGCCTGTGGATGAAGTACAGCCACTGGGACGGCAGTGCGGACGCCAAGAAGCTGTTCGCGATGATGGACGAGGCCAGCAAGGAAGCCGACAAGGCCCAGCGGACCGAACTTATCCACAAATATCTGGACTTTGTGGCTGAGCAGGTGATCCTCTACCCCGTCGTCCACAACGAGCTGATGACCGCCTGGGACCCGAAGAAGCTGTCCGGCATCCGCGCTCAGCCGTACCCCGGCATCAACCTGCTGCAGGCCAAGAGGACATGA
- a CDS encoding ABC transporter permease has translation MTLVARMLLRRLLMLIPLLLGVVAFVFIVMRFSNSKPEYAYFQGANPTPEQIHQFQVENGLLDPLPLRYVRFVVDLAQGDMGTSVLTKKPVLESITTALPLTLQLTFLGLAVAVVLSLVFGVTAALYRDRWPDQVIRVVSLIGVAAPSFWLALLMIQYLAVGEGLFPTGGYINPADSTAGWLQSMTLPALSLSLPIAAQLTRIIRTSMVEELDRDYVRTAIGSGLPPIVVVGRNVLRNALITPLTVLGLRVGYLIGGTVVIETIYGLPGMGQLMINAVRDGDPAVVQGVVLTIAVGFMVVNLVVDILYLLVNPRLRSAT, from the coding sequence ATGACGCTCGTCGCCAGGATGCTGCTGCGGCGGCTCCTCATGCTGATCCCGCTGCTGCTCGGCGTGGTCGCGTTCGTCTTCATCGTGATGCGCTTCTCCAACAGCAAGCCGGAGTACGCGTACTTCCAGGGCGCGAACCCGACCCCCGAGCAGATCCACCAGTTCCAGGTCGAGAACGGCCTGCTGGACCCGCTGCCGCTGCGTTACGTCCGTTTCGTGGTGGACCTGGCCCAGGGCGACATGGGCACCAGCGTGCTCACCAAGAAGCCGGTGCTGGAGTCGATCACGACCGCGCTGCCGCTGACGCTGCAGCTCACGTTCCTGGGCCTGGCCGTCGCCGTGGTGCTGTCGCTGGTGTTCGGCGTCACCGCGGCCCTGTACCGCGACCGCTGGCCGGACCAGGTGATCCGCGTGGTGTCGCTGATCGGGGTGGCCGCGCCGTCGTTCTGGCTGGCGCTGCTGATGATCCAGTACCTGGCGGTCGGCGAGGGCCTCTTCCCGACCGGCGGCTACATCAACCCGGCCGACTCCACGGCCGGCTGGCTGCAGTCGATGACGCTGCCCGCCCTGTCGCTGTCGCTGCCGATCGCCGCCCAGCTCACCCGCATCATCCGCACGTCGATGGTGGAGGAATTGGACCGCGACTACGTCCGCACCGCGATCGGCAGCGGCCTGCCGCCCATCGTGGTCGTCGGCAGGAACGTGCTGCGCAACGCCCTGATCACCCCGCTCACCGTGCTCGGCCTGCGCGTCGGCTACCTGATCGGCGGCACCGTGGTCATCGAGACCATCTACGGCCTGCCCGGCATGGGCCAGCTCATGATCAACGCCGTGCGCGACGGCGACCCGGCCGTCGTCCAGGGCGTGGTGCTGACCATCGCGGTCGGGTTCATGGTCGTCAACCTGGTCGTGGACATCCTCTACCTGCTGGTCAACCCCCGCCTCAGGAGCGCCACATGA
- a CDS encoding dipeptide/oligopeptide/nickel ABC transporter permease/ATP-binding protein produces the protein MRRGLTERLSRPGVALRRLKPLSWVAVGIVAMVVLAALLAPWIAPHSPYFQEATSTVAESATGGGPSAAHWMGLDSANRDILSRLLYGARWSLIIGLGATGLALVAGAVVGAVAATSRRAVDETIMRLLDVVMAFPGIALAAVLVAVFGGSIPVLVMAMAFLYMPSVARVVRANVIAQYGEDYVAAERIIGARTPYIVVRHVAINCAAPVLVFCTVMVADAIVFEASLSFIGAGVRPPNPSWGSVIADGKNLVLLGGWWATVFPGLLILLTVLALNILSEGISDAWAAPASRKAVTKKDDAFEQASPGSGEVVELPGLAEAARRLAERARPLPQGPPILSVERLRIGFPEGPGGGVDIVDGIGFEVRPGEVLGLVGESGCGKSLTALTIMGLQPRDARVSGHVRFDQRELLSESRRTRRRLLGHEMAMIYQDALSSLNPAMTIKAQLKQLTRRGGRRTPAELLELVGLDARRTLSSYPHELSGGQRQRVLIAMALSRDPKLIVADEPTTALDVTVQAQVIELLLKLRDELGFALILVSHDLALVADVTDRVIVMYGGQIVETGATAALVGAPAHHYARGLLGSVLSLESGAERLTQIRGVVPAPADFPPGCRFADRCPMATDVCRTETPVLEGTATHAAACHHPAVSLVRSEQRA, from the coding sequence ATGAGACGTGGACTGACGGAACGGCTCTCCCGCCCAGGCGTGGCTCTCCGCCGGCTGAAGCCCCTGTCGTGGGTGGCGGTCGGCATCGTCGCCATGGTCGTGCTGGCCGCGCTGCTGGCACCGTGGATCGCGCCGCACTCGCCGTACTTCCAGGAGGCGACATCCACTGTCGCCGAGTCCGCGACAGGGGGCGGCCCCTCGGCGGCGCACTGGATGGGACTCGACAGCGCCAACCGCGACATCCTGTCCAGGCTCCTGTACGGGGCCCGCTGGTCGCTGATCATCGGCCTGGGCGCGACCGGGCTCGCCCTGGTGGCCGGGGCGGTCGTCGGCGCGGTCGCGGCCACCTCGCGCCGGGCCGTCGACGAGACCATCATGCGGCTGCTCGACGTCGTCATGGCCTTCCCCGGCATCGCGCTGGCGGCCGTGCTGGTGGCGGTGTTCGGCGGCAGCATCCCGGTGCTGGTCATGGCCATGGCCTTCCTCTACATGCCGTCCGTGGCCCGGGTCGTGCGGGCCAACGTGATCGCCCAGTACGGCGAGGACTACGTGGCGGCCGAGCGGATCATCGGGGCGCGCACGCCGTACATCGTCGTCAGGCACGTCGCGATCAACTGCGCGGCCCCGGTGCTGGTGTTCTGCACGGTGATGGTGGCCGACGCGATCGTGTTCGAGGCGTCACTGTCGTTCATCGGCGCCGGCGTACGCCCGCCGAACCCCTCCTGGGGCAGCGTCATCGCCGACGGCAAGAACCTGGTGCTGCTCGGCGGCTGGTGGGCCACGGTCTTCCCGGGCCTGCTGATCCTGCTCACCGTGCTCGCTCTCAACATCCTCTCCGAGGGCATCTCCGACGCCTGGGCCGCGCCCGCCTCCCGCAAGGCCGTCACCAAGAAGGACGACGCCTTCGAACAGGCCAGCCCCGGTTCCGGCGAGGTCGTCGAGCTGCCGGGACTGGCCGAGGCCGCCCGCAGGCTGGCCGAGCGGGCCCGCCCGCTCCCCCAGGGGCCGCCGATCCTCTCGGTGGAGCGACTGCGGATCGGGTTCCCAGAAGGTCCGGGCGGCGGCGTGGACATCGTGGACGGCATCGGCTTCGAGGTGCGGCCTGGTGAAGTGCTCGGCCTCGTGGGCGAGTCCGGCTGCGGCAAGTCGCTGACCGCGCTGACCATCATGGGCCTGCAGCCCCGCGACGCCCGCGTCAGCGGCCACGTCCGCTTCGACCAGCGGGAGCTGCTCTCGGAGTCGCGCCGCACCCGCCGCCGCCTGCTCGGCCACGAGATGGCGATGATCTACCAGGACGCGCTCTCCTCCCTGAACCCGGCCATGACCATCAAGGCCCAGCTCAAGCAGCTCACCCGCCGCGGCGGCCGGCGCACCCCCGCCGAGCTGCTCGAACTCGTCGGCCTCGACGCACGCCGCACGCTCTCCTCCTACCCGCACGAGCTCTCCGGCGGGCAGCGGCAACGGGTGCTGATCGCGATGGCGCTGTCGCGCGACCCCAAGCTGATCGTCGCCGACGAGCCCACCACCGCGCTCGACGTGACCGTCCAGGCGCAGGTCATCGAGCTGCTGCTGAAGCTCCGCGACGAGCTGGGCTTCGCGCTGATCCTCGTCTCGCACGACCTCGCGCTGGTCGCCGACGTCACCGACCGCGTGATCGTCATGTACGGCGGCCAGATCGTCGAGACCGGCGCCACGGCGGCCCTCGTCGGAGCGCCCGCCCACCACTACGCCCGCGGCCTGCTGGGCTCGGTGCTGTCGCTGGAGTCGGGCGCCGAGCGGCTCACCCAGATCCGCGGCGTGGTCCCCGCCCCGGCGGACTTCCCGCCCGGCTGCCGCTTCGCCGACCGGTGCCCGATGGCCACGGACGTGTGCCGTACCGAGACCCCGGTGCTGGAGGGGACCGCGACACACGCGGCGGCCTGCCACCATCCCGCGGTGTCCCTCGTGAGGAGTGAGCAGCGTGCTTGA
- a CDS encoding ABC transporter ATP-binding protein, with the protein MLELKDVHVVHKARSGGLLSRDRVYALTGADLTVSPGETVGVVGESGCGKSTLAKVLVGLQRPTQGTVTFRGKDLWSLKEPERRALIGSSIGMIFQDPSTALNRRLPVRQILRDPLNVHRRGTPAERDARVRELIDLVGLPSSAADALPSQLSGGQRQRVAVARALALEPELVVADEPTSALDVSVRAQILNLLLDLKERLGLALVFVSHDIQTVRRMSDRVITMYLGRIVEQAPAQVMPLGARHPYTRALFSATPGLISPINPIPLVGVVPSATRPPSGCPFRTRCWRADDQCAAEWPAAQAEDDHLFHCHHPVAAGATDVELIQERA; encoded by the coding sequence GTGCTTGAGCTCAAGGACGTGCACGTCGTGCACAAGGCCCGCTCCGGCGGGTTGCTCTCCCGCGACCGCGTGTACGCGCTGACCGGGGCGGACCTCACGGTGAGCCCCGGGGAGACGGTGGGCGTGGTCGGCGAGTCGGGGTGCGGCAAGTCCACGCTGGCCAAGGTGCTGGTCGGCCTGCAGCGGCCGACCCAGGGCACGGTGACGTTCCGCGGCAAGGACCTGTGGTCGCTGAAGGAGCCCGAGCGGCGCGCCCTGATCGGGTCGAGCATCGGGATGATCTTCCAGGACCCGTCCACGGCGCTCAACCGCCGCCTGCCCGTCAGGCAGATCCTGCGCGACCCGCTCAACGTGCACCGCCGCGGCACCCCGGCCGAGCGCGACGCCCGCGTACGCGAGCTGATCGACCTGGTGGGCCTGCCCTCGAGCGCCGCCGACGCGCTGCCGAGCCAGCTGTCCGGCGGCCAGCGCCAGCGCGTGGCCGTGGCCAGGGCGCTCGCGCTCGAACCCGAGCTGGTCGTGGCCGACGAGCCCACCAGCGCGCTGGACGTGTCGGTCCGCGCCCAGATCCTCAACCTGCTGCTCGACCTCAAGGAACGGCTCGGGCTCGCGCTGGTGTTCGTCTCGCACGACATCCAGACCGTACGCAGGATGAGCGACCGCGTGATCACCATGTATCTCGGCAGGATCGTCGAGCAGGCGCCCGCGCAGGTCATGCCGCTGGGCGCCCGCCACCCGTACACGCGGGCGCTGTTCTCCGCGACGCCGGGGCTCATCTCGCCGATCAACCCGATCCCGCTCGTGGGCGTCGTGCCCTCGGCCACCAGGCCGCCGAGCGGGTGCCCGTTCCGCACCCGGTGCTGGCGGGCAGACGACCAGTGTGCCGCGGAGTGGCCCGCGGCACAGGCCGAAGACGACCACCTCTTCCACTGCCACCACCCGGTGGCGGCGGGAGCGACCGATGTAGAGCTGATCCAGGAGCGCGCATGA
- a CDS encoding dihydrodipicolinate synthase family protein yields the protein MSLTGVIPPVCTPMTPDYEVDAASLVRLVDHLLDGGVDGLFVLGSSSEVAYLTDAQRRVVLDTVVGHVGGQVPVLAGVIDMTTPRVLEHVRVAVEAGASGVVATAPFYTRTHPDEIRTHFRTVAARGGLPVYAYDLPVSVHTKLTADLLLELAAEGALAGLKDSSGDDGGLREVIMGREAPFSVLTGSEVTVDSALWMGADGVVPGLGNVDPQGYVELYRCAVRGDWEAARMQQERLIRLFEIVRVGGSRMGGSSSGLGAFKAALHLRGVIDCPITALPQIPLNDDEVGRIGKLLAAAGLL from the coding sequence ATGAGTCTGACCGGTGTCATCCCCCCGGTTTGCACCCCGATGACCCCCGACTACGAGGTGGACGCCGCCTCGCTCGTCCGGCTGGTCGACCACCTGCTGGACGGCGGTGTCGACGGGCTGTTCGTGCTGGGCTCGTCGTCGGAGGTGGCGTACCTGACGGACGCGCAGCGGCGGGTGGTGCTGGACACCGTGGTCGGCCACGTGGGCGGGCAGGTGCCGGTGCTGGCCGGGGTGATCGACATGACGACGCCGCGCGTGCTGGAGCACGTGCGGGTCGCGGTCGAGGCCGGGGCGTCGGGAGTGGTGGCGACCGCGCCGTTCTACACGCGTACGCATCCGGACGAGATCCGTACCCATTTCCGTACCGTCGCCGCCCGCGGCGGGCTGCCGGTCTACGCCTATGACCTGCCGGTCTCCGTGCACACCAAGCTGACCGCGGACCTGCTGCTCGAGCTGGCCGCCGAAGGGGCGCTGGCCGGGCTGAAGGACTCCAGCGGCGACGACGGCGGGTTGCGCGAGGTCATCATGGGCCGCGAGGCGCCGTTCAGCGTGCTCACCGGGTCAGAGGTGACCGTGGACTCGGCCCTGTGGATGGGCGCCGACGGCGTGGTGCCCGGGCTGGGCAACGTGGACCCGCAGGGGTACGTGGAGCTGTACCGCTGCGCCGTACGCGGCGACTGGGAGGCCGCCAGGATGCAGCAGGAGCGCCTGATCAGGCTGTTCGAGATAGTCCGCGTCGGTGGCTCGCGCATGGGCGGCAGCTCTTCCGGCCTCGGCGCTTTCAAGGCCGCACTCCACCTACGCGGTGTCATCGACTGCCCGATCACCGCGCTCCCGCAGATTCCGTTGAACGACGACGAGGTCGGCCGGATCGGCAAGCTCCTGGCTGCCGCGGGGCTGCTCTGA
- a CDS encoding DUF1876 domain-containing protein — MDYKQWNIQIWISEDDNDAVTTATAVLFTADGKRHESVAHARRNPSDRPVPGIGDELAAGRALSNLASKLIEDGAEDVAQLAGTA; from the coding sequence ATGGATTACAAGCAGTGGAACATACAGATCTGGATCAGTGAAGACGACAACGACGCCGTGACCACGGCCACGGCGGTGCTGTTCACTGCTGACGGCAAACGGCACGAGAGCGTGGCCCACGCCCGGCGCAATCCCAGCGACCGGCCGGTCCCCGGGATCGGGGACGAACTGGCCGCCGGGCGGGCGCTGTCCAACCTGGCCTCGAAGTTGATCGAGGACGGTGCCGAGGACGTGGCCCAGCTGGCCGGCACGGCATAG